In one window of Gudongella oleilytica DNA:
- a CDS encoding cobyric acid synthase, which produces MGAIMVQGTTSSAGKSILCTALCRIFKQDGMKVYPFKSQNMSSKYHKTKDGKIIAIAQALQAWAAGLEPHENMNPILLIPNSDLSSMLIINGEDSGETTSVDYFKNKAVLREMITERYKEVESLNDLVIIEGAGSPAEINLSKDDIVNMGMARIADAPVLLVTDIDRGGSFAAVYGTVMLLENEDRRRIKGIVFNKFRGDRSLLEPGIEMLEKLIDIPVVGIIPYIDLNIADEDTLTDKTKKCEDGSQTRDELEEELEKLAEVVRANIDMDIICKLAGI; this is translated from the coding sequence ATGGGCGCAATAATGGTACAGGGGACTACTTCCTCTGCAGGGAAAAGTATACTATGTACAGCCTTATGCAGGATATTCAAGCAAGATGGAATGAAGGTTTACCCATTTAAGTCACAGAACATGAGCAGCAAATATCACAAGACAAAAGACGGAAAAATCATAGCAATTGCTCAGGCACTTCAAGCTTGGGCAGCAGGTCTTGAGCCCCACGAGAATATGAATCCAATACTACTTATACCAAATTCAGATTTGAGTTCTATGCTTATAATCAATGGTGAGGACTCAGGGGAAACGACCTCAGTCGATTATTTTAAGAACAAAGCGGTATTAAGAGAAATGATAACAGAAAGGTATAAGGAAGTTGAAAGCCTTAATGATCTAGTTATAATAGAGGGAGCGGGAAGTCCTGCTGAAATAAACCTCAGTAAAGATGACATTGTGAACATGGGTATGGCAAGGATTGCAGATGCTCCAGTTCTTCTTGTAACTGACATCGACAGGGGAGGATCGTTTGCTGCTGTATATGGCACTGTTATGCTCCTTGAAAATGAAGATAGAAGGAGAATAAAGGGAATTGTGTTCAACAAGTTCAGAGGGGATAGATCATTACTTGAGCCTGGGATCGAAATGCTGGAGAAACTTATTGATATACCTGTAGTAGGAATAATTCCATACATAGACCTGAATATAGCAGATGAAGATACTCTGACAGATAAAACAAAAAAATGTGAAGATGGATCGCAGACCCGAGATGAACTTGAAGAAGAACTTGAAAAGCTTGCAGAAGTAGTTAGAGCGAATATAGACATGGATATTATTTGCAAACTTGCAGGTATCTAA
- a CDS encoding deoxyribodipyrimidine photo-lyase, whose protein sequence is MHISRVKQLNNETNKDGDYVLYWMQHSQRTNADHALDFSIKIANDLCKPLLVCFGLTDGFPEANLRHYSFMLEGLKEVKEDLESAGIGFVIAKGNPDEAVLLLGERACAIVNDRGYLRVERMET, encoded by the coding sequence ATGCACATAAGCAGGGTAAAGCAGCTAAATAATGAAACCAATAAGGATGGAGACTATGTCCTATATTGGATGCAGCACTCGCAAAGAACAAATGCTGACCACGCCCTTGATTTTTCTATCAAAATTGCTAATGATCTTTGTAAGCCACTTCTCGTTTGCTTTGGACTTACTGATGGATTCCCTGAGGCTAATCTGAGACACTACAGCTTTATGTTGGAGGGACTTAAGGAAGTAAAAGAAGATCTTGAAAGTGCAGGGATAGGATTTGTAATTGCTAAAGGGAACCCTGATGAGGCCGTATTACTTCTTGGTGAAAGGGCATGTGCAATAGTAAATGACAGAGGTTATTTGAGAGTAGAGAGAATGGAGACATAA
- a CDS encoding response regulator transcription factor, which translates to MNILIADDEIKMRKLLKEYLVIEGYNTFEASNGNEAIEQFELREYEAVLLDVMMPVVDGWTVLRTIRRSSEVPVIMLTARGEEYDKLFGFELGADDYMVKPFSPKELMARLKAVTKRNLKFKDTGADGYTFEGLRVDTSARAVYIDGTQVKMTPKEYELLVYLAANKNRALTRQQILDGVWGIDFFGDDRTVDTHIKVLRESLGPYKSMVSTVWGVGYKFDPEDSGK; encoded by the coding sequence ATGAATATACTTATTGCTGATGATGAAATAAAGATGAGAAAATTATTGAAGGAATACCTTGTTATTGAAGGATATAATACCTTCGAAGCATCGAACGGCAATGAAGCAATCGAGCAATTTGAACTGAGAGAATACGAGGCAGTTTTGCTGGATGTCATGATGCCTGTAGTAGATGGGTGGACTGTTCTAAGAACAATCAGGAGGAGCTCGGAGGTTCCTGTTATAATGCTTACAGCTCGAGGTGAGGAATATGATAAGCTGTTTGGATTTGAGCTTGGAGCAGACGATTACATGGTGAAGCCCTTTAGCCCTAAGGAATTAATGGCAAGGCTCAAGGCTGTAACTAAGAGAAATTTAAAGTTTAAGGATACCGGAGCCGACGGGTACACATTTGAGGGTTTAAGAGTCGACACAAGCGCAAGAGCGGTTTATATAGACGGAACTCAGGTCAAAATGACTCCCAAGGAATATGAGCTCTTAGTATACCTTGCTGCGAATAAGAATCGGGCACTAACACGTCAGCAAATACTTGATGGAGTTTGGGGAATAGATTTCTTTGGAGACGACAGGACAGTGGATACTCACATAAAGGTGTTAAGAGAAAGTCTTGGACCATATAAGAGCATGGTATCCACAGTTTGGGGAGTAGGATATAAATTTGATCCGGAGGATAGCGGAAAATGA
- a CDS encoding RMD1 family protein yields the protein MKYKFTAKGICSEFNVSEIGKHFGIEKKIKWEEPLIVKTDITIGKAVYLYHFGVLVFLNYDEDEMLEFVREIKAIPGSIKSINTDIVYGEVETYTLIEDPESEESELEFQEYRNSIIKKFHVDMAALVLAKSVALEIIEINIDRAFDEIEGTVVSLRNGKVKTSEKKTISAIGKILAFKHTTISYIMMLDKPSITWKEREAEIFFDELAELYELDDRYDKLNAKIDALLDTAEVIADLQHSRMSKYLEIVVILLILIEVVHAFEEPIINFLKALIAF from the coding sequence ATGAAGTACAAGTTTACAGCCAAGGGTATTTGCAGTGAGTTTAATGTCTCAGAGATCGGGAAGCATTTTGGGATCGAAAAAAAAATTAAATGGGAAGAACCTCTCATTGTAAAGACGGATATTACCATAGGAAAAGCTGTTTATCTTTATCATTTTGGTGTTCTGGTTTTCCTGAACTATGATGAAGATGAAATGCTTGAATTCGTAAGGGAGATAAAGGCAATACCAGGGAGTATAAAGAGCATAAATACAGACATCGTTTATGGTGAGGTTGAGACATACACTCTTATAGAGGATCCCGAATCAGAGGAAAGTGAGCTGGAGTTTCAGGAGTACAGGAACAGCATAATAAAGAAGTTCCATGTTGACATGGCTGCTCTTGTTCTTGCAAAGTCTGTAGCTCTAGAGATAATTGAGATAAACATAGACAGGGCATTCGATGAGATAGAGGGAACCGTTGTCAGCCTTAGAAATGGAAAGGTAAAGACAAGCGAGAAAAAGACAATTTCAGCCATTGGGAAGATCCTTGCATTCAAGCATACAACCATTTCCTACATCATGATGCTGGATAAACCATCCATAACCTGGAAGGAAAGGGAAGCTGAAATCTTCTTTGATGAACTCGCTGAGCTATATGAGCTGGACGACAGATATGATAAGCTAAATGCCAAGATCGATGCACTACTTGATACTGCTGAGGTAATTGCAGATCTCCAGCACTCAAGGATGTCAAAATATCTTGAGATAGTTGTAATATTATTGATCCTGATCGAAGTGGTGCATGCATTTGAGGAGCCTATAATAAATTTCCTCAAAGCTCTCATAGCATTTTAG
- the yedE gene encoding YedE family putative selenium transporter encodes MKGKKGIIIAGGIVGIISVMLVYFGNPSNMGFCIACFLRDIAGGIGLHRAPVVQYIRPEIIGLVLGAFFISLKNKEFKTSGGSSPFTRFVLGALVMIGALMFLGCPLRMILRLAGGDLNALVGIAGYAFGIFFGVVFMNKGFSLRRSYKMSASEGYIFPAINVGLLILLLSGAGFLFFSAEGPGSMHAPIWISLAAGLVVGALAQRHRLCMVGGIRDLMMFKDTHLISGFISILVFAFIGNLALGYFNLGFEGQPIAHTDGLWNFLGMALAGWGSVLLGGCPLRQLILAGEGNTDSAVTVMGLVAGAAIAHNFGLASSGAGPTANGQIAVVISFVIVLAISLANSELTFGKSSQKA; translated from the coding sequence ATGAAAGGAAAAAAAGGAATCATCATTGCCGGCGGAATCGTAGGTATAATATCTGTAATGCTGGTTTATTTTGGAAACCCCTCAAATATGGGCTTTTGCATAGCCTGCTTCCTAAGAGACATTGCCGGAGGCATAGGGCTTCACAGAGCACCAGTGGTGCAGTACATAAGACCTGAGATAATTGGACTTGTTCTTGGGGCATTCTTCATCTCGCTTAAAAACAAAGAGTTCAAAACCTCAGGTGGTTCATCGCCATTTACAAGGTTCGTTCTTGGAGCTCTTGTAATGATTGGAGCGCTAATGTTCTTAGGCTGCCCTCTAAGAATGATCCTAAGACTTGCTGGTGGCGATCTTAATGCACTCGTTGGTATCGCAGGCTATGCATTTGGTATCTTCTTCGGAGTAGTATTTATGAACAAAGGATTTTCACTCAGAAGAAGCTATAAAATGTCTGCATCTGAGGGTTACATATTCCCTGCTATAAATGTTGGACTACTGATCCTTCTGCTTTCAGGTGCCGGGTTCTTATTCTTTAGTGCTGAAGGACCAGGATCTATGCATGCTCCGATCTGGATCTCGCTTGCAGCGGGTCTTGTTGTAGGAGCACTTGCTCAAAGGCACAGACTTTGTATGGTTGGCGGAATCAGGGATCTCATGATGTTTAAGGATACCCACCTTATCTCAGGATTTATTTCCATTCTCGTATTTGCTTTTATTGGAAACTTAGCTTTAGGTTACTTTAACCTTGGCTTTGAAGGTCAGCCAATCGCTCACACTGATGGATTATGGAACTTCCTCGGAATGGCTCTTGCAGGCTGGGGTTCAGTTCTTCTTGGTGGTTGTCCTCTAAGACAGCTTATACTTGCAGGGGAAGGTAACACTGATTCAGCAGTAACCGTTATGGGACTTGTTGCAGGAGCTGCAATTGCCCACAATTTTGGTCTGGCTTCAAGTGGAGCTGGACCTACTGCAAATGGTCAAATCGCTGTAGTTATAAGCTTCGTAATAGTACTCGCCATTTCTCTGGCAAACTCAGAGCTAACTTTCGGCAAGAGCTCACAAAAGGCTTAG
- a CDS encoding sensor histidine kinase, which produces MRKISYKLILGMIILVSVTLGSIWLYQTVFLERNYTNRIVDTLKTNLHEAANLYEAGDMTGFEEYAENILISRNITIEVFGIDGMTTLRGPGGMRGQMAGSKVLKGAYLDELLRSGEALTRTTHPRQNLELIAYSILIPESEIIITGTIPAEPISETVGILKDQLVGISLLLLILSAAIGTFIARMLLKPVRELNRAVNQLAEGNMDARAEVSTKDELGELANNFNRMADQLSKLDSLRKDLVANVSHELRTPLGLIRGYAELARDVQYEQTDNRRESLDIIIEETDRLSVMVDDILNLSQIQAGYADINPVEGDITADVQTAVSKYIIAAENKGIELLLETDKDSEIAYYDAKRLQQVFHNLITNAINHTDPGGKVSISVESLVSAVRIEVRDTGTGIPEEELPFIWERYYKIDKSGSGAKGSGIGLAIVKGILEAHGSKYGVESKLGAGTTFWFEIDKNSK; this is translated from the coding sequence ATGAGAAAGATATCATATAAACTGATTCTTGGGATGATCATTCTCGTTTCAGTAACTCTTGGATCCATTTGGTTATACCAGACCGTATTTCTTGAAAGGAATTATACGAATCGAATAGTTGACACCTTAAAGACTAACCTCCATGAAGCAGCTAATTTGTACGAAGCTGGGGACATGACTGGCTTTGAGGAGTATGCAGAAAATATCCTTATATCAAGGAATATTACCATAGAAGTATTTGGCATTGACGGGATGACTACCCTTAGAGGCCCTGGAGGTATGCGTGGACAAATGGCTGGATCCAAGGTATTAAAGGGTGCATACCTGGATGAGCTTCTTAGATCAGGAGAAGCTCTGACTCGCACTACTCATCCAAGGCAGAACCTTGAACTTATTGCATACTCCATTCTGATACCGGAAAGTGAGATAATAATTACAGGTACAATACCTGCTGAGCCGATCAGCGAAACTGTGGGCATATTAAAGGATCAGCTAGTAGGTATATCATTATTGCTTCTGATACTATCAGCTGCAATAGGCACCTTTATTGCAAGGATGCTGTTAAAGCCTGTAAGAGAACTGAACCGAGCAGTAAATCAGCTTGCAGAAGGAAATATGGATGCTCGGGCAGAGGTATCTACAAAGGATGAATTGGGAGAGTTGGCTAATAACTTTAACAGGATGGCCGATCAACTGTCAAAGCTGGACAGCTTAAGAAAGGACCTGGTTGCCAACGTTTCCCATGAACTGCGTACTCCTCTGGGACTTATAAGAGGTTATGCAGAGCTTGCCAGAGATGTTCAATATGAGCAAACAGACAACAGAAGAGAAAGTCTTGATATAATCATAGAGGAGACTGACAGATTGAGCGTAATGGTAGATGATATTTTGAATCTTTCCCAGATCCAGGCAGGCTATGCTGATATAAACCCAGTGGAAGGGGATATTACAGCCGATGTACAGACTGCTGTTTCAAAGTACATCATAGCTGCAGAGAATAAGGGTATAGAGCTTTTGCTTGAGACAGATAAGGATTCAGAAATTGCATACTACGATGCCAAGAGGCTTCAGCAGGTTTTTCATAACCTTATAACAAATGCCATCAACCATACTGATCCAGGAGGAAAAGTTTCAATTTCTGTAGAGAGCTTAGTCTCTGCTGTCAGAATTGAGGTAAGAGACACAGGAACAGGGATCCCTGAAGAGGAGCTTCCCTTTATATGGGAGAGATACTACAAAATCGATAAAAGCGGCTCGGGAGCCAAAGGGTCAGGTATCGGTCTTGCTATAGTAAAGGGTATCCTTGAAGCCCATGGATCAAAATACGGCGTCGAAAGCAAACTGGGGGCTGGAACCACCTTTTGGTTTGAAATTGATAAAAATAGTAAATGA
- a CDS encoding aminotransferase class V-fold PLP-dependent enzyme, whose translation MKRVYLDNGATSYPKAPGVAEAMSDYILNNGANVGRGAYESSFLAENIVYETRELIAEMFNSNKSENVVFTKNVTESLNVLIKGVLEAGDHAIVSSMEHNAVMRPLNALSKKDISFSKVKCSNLGELDPDDIRGFIKPNTKAVIMTHASNVCGTILDIETVGRICKEYGLIFIIDTAQTAGFLEIDINRLNADAIAFTGHKGLLGPQGLGGFVVTESLAKSIDTFIEGGTGSLSDQEIQPEYMPDKLEAGTINIPGIYGLNAALKFVRDTGTETIRAGEIDLVERFLTGLKEIDLIHVIGRDDIKNRTGVVSIDVPTRDNADISYKLYSEYGIATRCGMHCAPSAHQTLGTFPKGTVRFSFSHFNTIEDVDYALGALNKILY comes from the coding sequence ATGAAGAGAGTATACCTTGATAATGGGGCTACCAGCTATCCCAAGGCACCAGGAGTAGCAGAGGCTATGAGTGATTACATATTGAATAATGGTGCAAATGTAGGGAGAGGAGCATACGAAAGCTCCTTTCTGGCAGAAAATATTGTTTATGAGACTAGGGAACTTATCGCTGAAATGTTCAACAGTAATAAATCTGAGAATGTTGTATTTACAAAGAATGTTACTGAGAGTCTCAATGTACTTATTAAAGGTGTATTAGAAGCTGGTGATCATGCAATAGTATCCTCCATGGAGCACAATGCAGTTATGAGACCCTTGAATGCACTATCTAAAAAGGATATAAGCTTCTCTAAGGTAAAGTGCAGTAACCTCGGAGAACTGGATCCTGATGATATTAGAGGTTTTATCAAGCCAAACACAAAGGCTGTAATCATGACCCATGCATCAAATGTCTGTGGAACTATACTTGATATAGAGACAGTTGGCAGGATTTGTAAGGAATATGGACTGATATTTATAATTGATACTGCTCAGACTGCTGGATTCCTGGAAATAGATATAAACAGGCTTAATGCTGATGCTATTGCCTTCACAGGGCATAAAGGTCTCTTAGGTCCGCAGGGTTTGGGGGGATTTGTTGTTACAGAGTCCCTTGCGAAATCCATCGATACATTTATTGAAGGCGGTACTGGCAGCTTATCAGATCAAGAGATCCAGCCGGAGTATATGCCTGACAAGCTTGAAGCTGGAACCATTAATATCCCAGGTATTTATGGACTTAATGCAGCCTTAAAGTTTGTCAGAGATACAGGCACCGAGACCATAAGAGCAGGAGAAATAGATCTTGTAGAACGATTCCTGACAGGACTAAAGGAAATCGACCTAATACACGTAATTGGTAGAGATGACATAAAAAATAGAACCGGAGTAGTGTCAATTGATGTGCCAACAAGGGATAATGCTGATATATCCTATAAGCTTTACAGCGAATACGGTATAGCGACAAGGTGCGGGATGCACTGTGCGCCTTCAGCTCATCAGACCCTGGGTACATTCCCAAAAGGGACGGTGCGTTTCAGTTTCTCCCATTTCAATACAATTGAAGATGTAGATTATGCATTAGGAGCTTTAAATAAAATATTATACTAA
- a CDS encoding sulfurtransferase TusA family protein, with amino-acid sequence MDKIDARGMSCPQPVLMTKNAIKSLPAEVEVLVDNETARGNVERFLSSSGYRVSITEMEDEFLLKGTK; translated from the coding sequence ATGGATAAAATAGATGCAAGAGGAATGTCTTGCCCTCAGCCCGTGCTTATGACTAAAAATGCAATTAAAAGCTTGCCTGCCGAAGTAGAGGTGCTCGTGGATAATGAGACCGCAAGGGGGAATGTTGAAAGATTTTTAAGCAGCTCTGGGTATAGAGTTTCAATTACTGAAATGGAAGATGAATTTTTATTGAAGGGAACTAAATAG
- the cbiB gene encoding adenosylcobinamide-phosphate synthase CbiB, which yields MIEIIAGVILDIFVGDPKSFPHPVKAMGKLICLEEKIVRKIIHNDLSLKVAGLLIVSINLFIGFFLPFYLLKLLESNRALRFLLSTYLVYSCVAARDLHFEAFEVIKALKRSLNEGRARLSYIVGRDTDKLQEEDIYRAVVETVSENTSDGVIAPLFYMILLGPSGGLAYKFANTMDSMLGYKNDKYRYLGYFPARVDDLLNILPSRITSLMMVLTSIGRFDLKNGYSILMRDHYKHKSPNSGWPESAAAGLLGIRLGGGSYYGGVFVDKPFLGEEGEASSEKHVRSAVEIMYRTEIGVILIWILISYLV from the coding sequence ATGATAGAAATAATTGCAGGTGTAATCTTAGATATTTTTGTAGGAGACCCAAAAAGCTTTCCACACCCTGTAAAGGCAATGGGCAAGTTAATATGCCTTGAAGAGAAGATAGTTAGAAAAATAATACATAATGATCTTAGTTTAAAGGTTGCCGGTCTTTTGATCGTTTCTATAAATCTGTTCATAGGTTTCTTCCTGCCGTTCTACTTATTAAAGTTACTTGAATCCAACAGGGCATTACGTTTCTTGCTGAGTACGTACTTAGTATATTCATGTGTAGCAGCCAGAGATCTTCATTTCGAGGCTTTCGAGGTGATCAAGGCGTTGAAAAGATCCTTGAATGAAGGAAGGGCAAGGCTGTCTTACATAGTTGGGAGAGATACCGACAAATTGCAGGAAGAGGATATATATAGAGCAGTGGTAGAGACGGTATCTGAGAACACGTCAGATGGAGTAATAGCCCCTCTGTTTTATATGATACTTCTCGGACCTTCTGGAGGACTGGCATATAAGTTTGCAAATACAATGGACTCTATGCTTGGCTATAAAAACGATAAATACAGATATTTAGGGTATTTCCCAGCAAGAGTAGATGATCTTCTAAATATTTTGCCATCAAGGATCACCTCATTGATGATGGTGTTAACATCAATCGGGAGATTTGACTTAAAGAATGGCTACAGTATATTAATGAGAGATCACTATAAACATAAAAGCCCCAACAGTGGTTGGCCTGAAAGTGCGGCAGCAGGACTTCTTGGGATAAGACTTGGAGGGGGGAGCTATTATGGAGGTGTCTTTGTTGATAAACCATTCCTTGGAGAGGAAGGCGAAGCATCAAGTGAAAAACATGTAAGAAGTGCAGTGGAAATAATGTACCGCACTGAGATTGGAGTTATTTTGATTTGGATATTGATATCGTACCTGGTATAA
- a CDS encoding DUF3343 domain-containing protein, translating into MYSYLAIFFTHSGAIKFQRKLDKSGIKCKLLPVPRTLSSNCGIGASFESNDYEVFLDEEIEKIFRIEDEKFLLQYEVND; encoded by the coding sequence ATGTATAGCTATTTGGCAATCTTCTTCACACACTCAGGTGCTATAAAGTTTCAGAGAAAGCTTGATAAGTCTGGAATTAAATGCAAATTACTTCCAGTTCCGAGGACTCTAAGCTCAAATTGCGGTATAGGAGCCAGTTTTGAGTCTAATGACTACGAGGTATTCCTGGATGAGGAGATAGAAAAGATATTCCGTATTGAAGATGAAAAATTTTTACTTCAATATGAGGTAAACGATTAA
- the speE gene encoding polyamine aminopropyltransferase — protein MELWFSEKSTETCEFKIKVKAQIYSEETPFQKIAFFESYDFGRFFTLDGLMMVNEKDEFIYHDMIVHVPLAVNPEIKRVMVIGGGDGGTIRELTRYKHIEHIDFVEIDERVVQLCREYLPQTACKVDDPRVHHHYVDGIKFVKENKDYYDLILVDSTDPIGPGEGLFTREFYTDCYNALNDKGILINQHESPYYPNYAKEMIKAHSKLKAIFPVCKVYQFHMPTYASGHWLFGFASKELDPLIDHKPEIWESFGLKTKYYNTELHRGCFALPTYVIEQLEDAN, from the coding sequence GTGGAGCTTTGGTTTTCGGAAAAGAGTACAGAGACCTGTGAGTTTAAGATAAAGGTTAAAGCTCAGATATATTCTGAAGAAACGCCATTCCAAAAGATCGCTTTTTTTGAATCCTACGATTTTGGAAGGTTTTTTACCCTAGACGGCTTGATGATGGTAAACGAAAAAGATGAGTTCATTTATCACGATATGATAGTACATGTTCCGTTAGCTGTAAATCCTGAGATAAAGAGAGTTATGGTTATAGGCGGAGGCGACGGTGGAACAATTAGGGAGCTTACAAGGTATAAACATATTGAGCATATAGATTTTGTTGAAATAGATGAAAGAGTTGTTCAGCTGTGCAGGGAATACCTGCCTCAAACAGCATGCAAGGTAGATGATCCAAGGGTGCATCACCATTATGTTGATGGTATTAAGTTTGTAAAGGAAAATAAAGACTACTACGACCTTATACTGGTTGATTCAACAGATCCGATAGGGCCTGGAGAAGGACTTTTCACAAGAGAATTCTATACAGACTGCTACAACGCACTAAATGATAAGGGGATATTGATCAATCAGCACGAGAGCCCATATTACCCCAACTATGCAAAAGAAATGATAAAGGCTCATTCAAAGCTTAAAGCCATATTTCCAGTGTGCAAGGTGTACCAGTTCCATATGCCTACCTATGCCAGTGGACACTGGCTGTTCGGCTTCGCCAGCAAAGAACTTGATCCATTAATAGATCATAAGCCAGAAATCTGGGAATCTTTTGGATTGAAGACAAAGTACTATAACACAGAGCTTCATAGGGGGTGCTTCGCACTTCCAACATATGTAATTGAGCAGCTTGAGGATGCTAATTGA
- the speD gene encoding adenosylmethionine decarboxylase: MEKLQLYGFNNLTKTLSFNIYDVCYAVTPEDKQKYIEYIDEQYNSTRLTEILTEVTRIIGANLLNIAKQDYVPQGASVNFLITEEKLPDVCVDPSCNLGDVIASPRNVIGHLDKSHISVHTYPEYHPDRGIMTFRVDLDVSTCGQISPLKALDFLFESFDSDIVICDYRIRGFTRDLDGTKHFKDHIINSIQDYISKENLNKYNSIDVNVYQENIFHTKMMLKELELDNYLFEIKEEDLTGRQKREILDKLNEEMHEIYYGRNYGIDY, from the coding sequence ATGGAAAAATTACAACTGTATGGATTTAATAACTTGACGAAGACTCTTAGCTTCAATATTTATGACGTATGCTATGCCGTAACGCCTGAGGATAAGCAAAAATACATCGAATACATCGATGAGCAGTACAACTCCACCAGATTGACAGAGATCCTGACAGAAGTAACAAGGATCATTGGTGCGAATCTGCTAAATATAGCAAAACAGGACTACGTTCCACAGGGAGCAAGTGTAAACTTTCTTATTACAGAGGAGAAGCTTCCTGATGTGTGCGTGGATCCTTCATGCAATTTAGGGGATGTTATTGCAAGTCCCAGAAACGTCATCGGACACCTGGATAAGAGTCATATCAGCGTCCATACTTATCCCGAATACCATCCTGACAGGGGTATTATGACATTTAGAGTAGATCTCGATGTATCCACATGTGGGCAGATATCTCCTTTAAAAGCCCTCGATTTTCTCTTTGAGAGCTTTGATTCAGATATTGTAATATGTGACTACAGGATCAGAGGTTTCACACGAGATCTGGATGGAACAAAGCATTTCAAGGACCATATAATCAATTCAATACAGGACTACATCTCTAAAGAAAATCTTAATAAATACAACAGCATAGACGTTAATGTTTACCAGGAGAACATATTCCACACAAAGATGATGCTTAAGGAGCTTGAACTTGATAACTATCTTTTTGAGATCAAGGAAGAGGACCTAACAGGCAGGCAAAAAAGAGAGATCCTGGATAAGCTAAACGAAGAAATGCACGAAATCTACTATGGGAGAAATTACGGAATTGACTACTAA